Proteins from one bacterium genomic window:
- a CDS encoding DUF3224 domain-containing protein, with the protein MGFEMVTGSLAGRSGSFAFEHRGTYEDGTVKSVWHVVPGSATRRLSGLQGEVAFAAGHQDEYSVGFDYGFE; encoded by the coding sequence TTACCGGCAGCCTCGCCGGCAGGTCGGGGAGTTTCGCCTTCGAGCACCGTGGAACCTATGAAGATGGCACCGTAAAGTCGGTCTGGCACGTGGTCCCGGGCTCCGCGACCCGAAGATTGTCTGGACTCCAGGGCGAAGTGGCCTTTGCCGCGGGGCATCAGGACGAGTACTCGGTCGGCTTCGACTACGGCTTCGAGTGA